In the Limanda limanda chromosome 10, fLimLim1.1, whole genome shotgun sequence genome, one interval contains:
- the ubl3b gene encoding ubiquitin-like protein 3b, whose protein sequence is MTTQRDLDMVHLRLILVSGKTQDFTFSPNDSATDIAKHVFDNWPAGWEEETVSSPSILRLIFQGRFLHGNVTLGALKLPPGRTTVMHLVARETLPEPNSHGQRNREKTTESNCCLLL, encoded by the exons ATGACCACCCAGAGGGATCTCGACATG GTGCACCTCCGCCTTATCCTGGTCAGCGGCAAAACGCAAGACTTCACTTTCTCCCCAAATGACTCGGCCACAGACATCGCCAAACACGTGTTTGACAACTGGCCTGCAG gatgggaggaggagacggTGAGCAGCCCCAGTATACTGCGCCTCATCTTCCAGGGACGCTTCCTTCATGGCAATGTTACCCTGGGAG CTCTGAAGCTGCCACCTGGTCGAACGACTGTCATGCATTTGGTTGCCAGGGAGACTCTTCCAGAGCCCAACTCTCATG GTCAAAGGAACCGAGAAAAAACCACAGAGAGCAACTGCTGCCTCCTCTTGTAA
- the foxo4 gene encoding forkhead box protein O4 has product MEQTSVPPIDPDFEPQSRPRSCTWPLPRPDLSVVKPEGGDGPESAAGTPPADEDKPEPQPITSEPEKAAAAAEGGAEGGAGAGVGGAGATPRKGSSRRNAWGNQSYADLISQAIDNSPDKRLTLAQIYEWMVKTVPYFRDKGDSNSSAGWKNSIRHNLSLHNKFLRVHNESTGKSSWWMLNPEGGKTGKAPRRRAASMDNSSKLLKSRMRAKQTKKQAGAAGAGGALQGDGSTGSGGADSPNSSQQFPKWGVNSSSPSPRGSLDDSDMWTTFRPRTSSNASTLSGRLSPIAPGQEDDDNLPEDGLLGRYASRSLTPTLTETLMEELDLIDGLTLMTGQQGGASPSTAPPAPPTPLPSASTLLPRGSSFSSFHQLQQSSLPQAPPNTGTQASISQCGPGSKEQTTFSNSLFNPMSSSSSRSASHYSTHVPSSLEALLTSDSPPPSDVMMTQVDPLMPSPGGVGLMNLGLSVVGVRPKPNQLLLGKGLEPNTVAPMALQAQMQPQQRHLLQQHQPHQQQQHQQQQHHHHHQQQQQQQQQQQQQQQQQQQQQQHQQQQHQQQQHQHHSQMGLGMILSGMSQDLPQLSALKAQHAAGPALGSLSLHGGPGVSLQAMGQFGAPSCFSAGQDRLPTDLDMDMFTENLDCDVDYIINSDLMDGDGIDFNFDPMPGGQSYAGPATTQGSAHNWVPS; this is encoded by the exons ATGGAGCAGACCTCCGTGCCCCCCATTGACCCAGATTTCGAGCCGCAGAGCAGACCCCGCTCCTGCACATGGCCGCTGCCGAGGCCCGACCTCTCGGTTGTCAAACCGGAGGGCGGAGACGGCCCGGAGTCCGCCGCCGGCACCCCCCCCGCCGACGAGGACAAGCCCGAGCCGCAGCCAATCACGTCCGAGCCCGAGAAggctgcggcggcggcggagggcGGAGCCGAGGGCGGAGCCGGGGCCGGCGTGGGAGGAGCCGGCGCGACGCCCCGCAAAGGCTCGTCCCGGCGCAACGCGTGGGGCAACCAGAGCTACGCGGACCTGATCAGCCAGGCCATCGACAACTCGCCCGACAAGAGGCTGACCCTGGCCCAGATCTACGAGTGGATGGTGAAGACTGTTCCGTACTTCAGGGACAAAGGGGACAGCAACAGCTCAGCAGGCTggaag AATTCCATCCGCCACAACCTATCACTCCACAACAAGTTCTTGAGGGTACACAATGAATCCACAGGAAAGAGCTCCTGGTGGATGCTCAACCCAGAAGGAGGGAAGACCGGGAAAGCTCCTCGGCGCCGAGCCGCCTCCATGGACAACAGCAGCAAACTGCTGAAGAGTCGGATGAGGGCCAAGCAGACCAAGAAGCAGGCGGGAGCAGCCGGCGCTGGAGGGGCGCTGCAAGGTGACGGCAGCACCGGGTCAGGAGGTGCAGACAGCCCGAACTCCTCCCAGCAGTTTCCCAAATGGGGGGTCAACAGCAGTAGCCCCTCCCCCCGCGGCAGCCTGGATGACTCTGACATGTGGACCACCTTCCGTCCACGCACAAGCTCTAACGCCAGCACCCTCAGCGGTCGTCTGTCCCCCATCGCTCCTGGACAAGAGGACGACGACAACCTGCCTGAGGACGGACTGCTGGGCAGATACGCTTCCAGGAGCTTGACCCCCACCCTCACCGAGACCCTCATGGAGGAGTTGGATCTGATCGATGGCCTCACGCTGATGACCGGGCAGCAGGGAGGGGCCAGTCCCAGCACAGCCCCACCGGCTCCTCCCACTCCGCTGCCCTCCGCCTCCACCCTGCTGCCCCGgggctccagcttctcctccttccatcagCTGCAACAATCCAGCCTCCCGCAGGCCCCCCCCAACACCGGGACCCAGGCCTCCATCTCTCAGTGCGGACCCGGCAGCAAGGAGCAGACGACCTTCAGCAATTCCCTCTTCAACCCCATGTCTAGCTCCAGCTCTCGTAGTGCCAGCCACTACAGCACCCACGTGCCCTCCAGCCTGGAAGCCCTGCTCACCTCTGACTCCCCCCCTCCGAGTGATGTCATGATGACCCAGGTGGACCCCCTCATGCCTAGTCCTGGAGGGGTGGGCCTGATGAATTTGGGTTTATCTGTGGTGGGTGTGAGGCCCAAACCCAATCAGCTGCTGTTGGGTAAGGGGCTGGAGCCGAACACCGTGGCCCCCATGGCACTTCAGGCTCAGATGCAGCCTCAGCAGCGTCACCttctccagcagcaccagccgcaccagcagcagcaacatcagcagcagcaacatcatcatcatcatcagcagcagcagcagcagcagcagcagcagcagcagcagcagcagcagcaacagcagcagcagcaacatcagcagcagcagcatcagcagcagcaacaccagCATCACTCTCAGATGGGGTTGGGGATGATCCTCTCAGGTATGTCTCAAGACCTGCCACAGCTCTCCGCTCTCAAAGCCCAGCACGCCGCAGGGCCGGCGctgggctctctctctctccatggagGGCCCGGCGTCAGTCTGCAGGCGATGGGTCAGTTCGGAGCTCCGTCCTGCTTCTCCGCCGGTCAGGACCGACTGCCCACAGACTTGGACATGGACATGTTCACGGAAAACCTGGATTGCGACGTGGACTACATCATCAACAGTGACCTCATGGACGGAGACGGCATTGATTTCAACTTTGACCCCATGCCTGGAGGCCAAAGCTATGCCGGGCCGGCCACCACACAGGGCTCCGCCCACAACTGGGTCCCCAGCTAA